Proteins encoded within one genomic window of Candidatus Wallbacteria bacterium:
- a CDS encoding ATP-binding protein, with the protein MLSELLLILTVHKLPVALEKVLERVKTEFSLTNISLYYLDSKNYQLWQSSRPMEEKAGVSAGWPGIPLFYHQALIGRLVLEGARPDFKLPEDIQNLITFMFYQEVSESSARFQLSRLNTLYEISRNANNLVDLSGGISTLIEVVSKFIYFDIGLLYLWNDSENLLQLHKSHGTNLEKIKIEQNIKPGVGPLGEVAENRKPLLFYDEKVKSYLAMPIESGDKLLGILAIGTYRSYAYNEQDIISLKILSSQLAGVQQLLNSIVLVKSRADGILESMPAGLLTIDTDYRINSFNSAAATFFPNLSSQLIGQDFKALGDSPVLNLLEDTLKSSKFTQNFEIAQGNSFFEASSFPFKNEKGELLGAAVTLSDKSEIKNLKHELEIKARLSLIGEMAASLAHEIRNPLSGIRMLVQVLKQDLGNQPERNEFIEVILGEVDRLDSIVSGILEYTRPSAFKQSRFLLMDLLNTVCLLLKPFLEKYGVAVEINVGTLELDADFNKLKQVFLNLLKNGVQAMAGKATRLSINGERKNGLVIISVSDYGEGINQENLKRIFTPFFTTRESGSGLGLALVKRIVEEHSGKIEVDSVPDSGTTFRIILPEKERR; encoded by the coding sequence ATGCTGAGTGAACTGCTTCTGATCTTGACCGTTCACAAACTGCCGGTAGCACTTGAGAAGGTCCTGGAACGGGTCAAGACAGAGTTTTCTCTCACCAATATCAGCCTTTATTATTTGGACAGCAAGAATTACCAGCTCTGGCAATCCTCCAGACCGATGGAGGAGAAAGCCGGAGTTTCTGCGGGCTGGCCTGGGATACCCCTGTTTTACCATCAGGCTCTGATCGGCAGGCTGGTGCTGGAGGGTGCCAGACCGGATTTCAAACTTCCTGAGGATATTCAGAATCTGATCACTTTCATGTTTTATCAAGAAGTGAGCGAGAGCTCAGCCAGATTCCAGCTTTCCAGATTAAACACTCTCTATGAAATCTCCCGCAACGCCAACAATCTGGTCGACCTGTCCGGAGGCATTTCGACCCTGATCGAAGTGGTCAGCAAATTCATCTATTTTGATATCGGGCTGCTCTATCTCTGGAATGATTCCGAAAACCTGCTGCAGCTGCATAAATCACATGGAACCAACCTGGAAAAAATCAAGATCGAGCAGAATATTAAACCTGGTGTGGGACCTCTGGGCGAAGTCGCGGAAAACCGCAAGCCTCTGCTTTTTTATGATGAAAAAGTGAAATCCTACCTCGCAATGCCGATCGAAAGCGGCGACAAGCTGCTCGGGATCCTGGCCATCGGGACTTATAGGTCCTATGCTTATAACGAGCAGGATATCATCAGTCTGAAAATCCTGTCTTCCCAGCTCGCAGGAGTTCAACAACTTCTCAACAGCATCGTGCTTGTTAAAAGTCGCGCCGATGGCATCCTCGAGTCCATGCCCGCGGGACTTCTCACAATCGACACCGATTACAGAATCAACAGCTTCAACTCTGCTGCCGCAACTTTTTTCCCGAATCTTTCTTCACAATTAATCGGGCAGGACTTCAAAGCCCTGGGAGATTCACCTGTCCTGAACCTTCTGGAAGACACATTGAAGAGCAGTAAATTCACCCAGAACTTCGAAATCGCACAGGGGAACAGCTTTTTCGAGGCCTCTTCCTTTCCTTTCAAAAACGAAAAGGGCGAACTGCTCGGAGCAGCTGTCACGCTCTCGGACAAATCCGAGATCAAGAATCTCAAGCATGAACTGGAAATCAAAGCAAGGCTGTCTCTGATCGGAGAAATGGCGGCTTCCCTGGCTCATGAAATCAGGAATCCCCTCTCCGGGATCAGAATGCTGGTGCAGGTGCTGAAACAGGATCTCGGTAATCAGCCTGAGCGCAATGAATTCATCGAAGTAATCCTGGGCGAGGTCGACCGGCTGGATTCCATCGTTTCCGGCATTCTGGAATACACGAGGCCTTCAGCTTTCAAGCAAAGCAGATTCCTGCTGATGGATCTTCTCAACACCGTTTGCCTGCTTTTAAAACCATTTCTGGAAAAATATGGAGTAGCAGTGGAGATAAATGTCGGAACCCTTGAACTTGACGCTGATTTCAATAAACTGAAGCAGGTTTTTCTGAATCTCTTGAAAAACGGTGTGCAGGCAATGGCAGGCAAAGCCACCCGCCTCTCCATAAACGGCGAGCGCAAAAACGGCCTGGTGATCATTTCGGTGAGCGACTATGGTGAAGGCATCAATCAGGAAAACCTGAAGCGCATTTTCACTCCCTTCTTCACCACCAGGGAATCAGGCAGTGGTCTTGGTCTGGCCCTAGTCAAACGGATCGTGGAAGAACATTCAGGGAAAATCGAAGTGGACTCAGTCCCGGATAGCGGGACCACATTCAGGATCATTTTGCCGGAAAAGGAGCGCAGATGA
- a CDS encoding HAD family hydrolase, with protein sequence MSKLILFDIDGTLIDTDEAGRHAFELAFMECTHKDMSQLDYSLCGKTDLQVIDELLGILDIEMTEELVEQILENYVNFLPYELKIAEKPRILPGVAEIISELAAHDDLHLGLLTGNIRESAYLKLDFFKLESYFPTGAYGDDARDRPNLFPIAVSRCEKKFGCSFPLDQIFLVGDAPGDINCAHENSARIIAVASGHTSYEELELLKPDYLLSDLSEINDFMNIIGGGNAE encoded by the coding sequence ATGTCAAAACTGATCCTCTTTGACATAGACGGAACCCTCATCGACACAGATGAAGCAGGCAGACACGCTTTTGAACTGGCATTTATGGAATGCACTCACAAGGATATGTCGCAGCTTGATTATTCTTTGTGCGGAAAAACCGATCTGCAGGTGATAGATGAACTGCTTGGGATTCTAGACATTGAAATGACTGAGGAACTGGTCGAACAGATCCTTGAGAATTACGTGAATTTTCTGCCTTATGAATTGAAAATTGCCGAAAAGCCACGGATCCTGCCAGGGGTGGCGGAAATCATCTCGGAACTTGCAGCACATGATGATCTGCACCTCGGACTGCTGACCGGAAATATCCGGGAAAGTGCCTATCTGAAACTGGATTTTTTCAAACTTGAAAGTTATTTCCCGACCGGAGCCTATGGTGATGATGCCAGAGACAGACCGAATCTCTTCCCGATCGCAGTCTCCCGCTGTGAAAAAAAATTCGGCTGCTCCTTTCCCCTTGATCAGATCTTTCTAGTGGGGGATGCTCCCGGTGATATCAACTGTGCTCATGAAAATTCAGCCAGAATCATCGCTGTGGCCTCCGGTCATACTTCTTATGAAGAGCTGGAACTTTTAAAACCTGACTATCTGCTGTCTGATTTATCCGAAATTAATGATTTCATGAATATCATCGGCGGTGGCAATGCTGAGTGA